A single window of Selenomonas sputigena DNA harbors:
- the rplL gene encoding 50S ribosomal protein L7/L12, translating into MTKEEILQAIEGMTVLELSELVKDMEEKFGVSAAAPVAVAAAGAAPAAAGGEEKTEFTVVLAAAGDKKINVIKAVREATGLGLKEAKELVDGAPAPIKENIAKAEAEELKKKLEEAGATVELK; encoded by the coding sequence ATGACTAAAGAAGAAATCCTGCAGGCCATTGAGGGCATGACCGTCCTCGAACTTTCCGAACTTGTCAAGGATATGGAAGAGAAGTTTGGCGTCAGCGCTGCGGCTCCGGTTGCTGTTGCTGCTGCCGGCGCTGCTCCGGCTGCTGCGGGCGGTGAAGAGAAGACCGAGTTCACGGTCGTTCTTGCTGCTGCCGGCGACAAGAAGATCAACGTCATCAAGGCTGTCCGCGAAGCTACGGGTCTCGGCCTGAAGGAAGCGAAGGAGCTCGTTGACGGCGCTCCTGCTCCGATCAAGGAGAACATCGCGAAGGCAGAGGCAGAAGAGCTCAAGAAGAAGCTCGAAGAGGCCGGCGCAACGGTCGAGCTCAAGTAA
- a CDS encoding MFS transporter encodes MENLDLARLRRKRDLRIILPVFLVSIIACIDRVNIAYAALTMTQDLDWITPEIFGAGAGIFFMGYLLLEIPGALIAARFSAAKWIARIMFTWGLVCIFMAFMQTQTEFYLCRFLLGASEASLYPVIYSVLFARWFSERERARANSLMLTSLLISTIIGAPLAGFLLQTSFFGMHGWQELFILEAGPALLFAVFFFYFVKDKPDQVSWLSAEEKEYLNRQYEEEQARMQSVKKYTIFQAFSDPKVLKLCFIYFMWVIGFWGFNFWMPTVLKGLSGWSTGFLGGAIAIPMTAALIVQVIIGKTSTKTGDKVWHVAGALLVGAVGLGLSPFADDMYTALFLVCLSAIGIYAAMGVWWTIPTSFLSGSAAAGSVALINSCGNLGGWVGPYMMGWLKTETGSFDTGYFLMALFMFIAALTVLTIQYRWNGARKTAQRESEHPVPLQQEA; translated from the coding sequence ATGGAAAATTTGGATCTCGCCCGTCTCAGACGAAAGCGCGACCTGCGCATCATCCTGCCCGTCTTTCTCGTGTCCATCATCGCCTGCATCGACCGCGTGAACATCGCCTATGCAGCGCTGACGATGACGCAGGATCTCGACTGGATCACGCCCGAAATCTTCGGCGCAGGCGCGGGCATCTTCTTCATGGGCTATCTGCTCCTGGAAATCCCCGGCGCACTCATCGCCGCCCGCTTTTCCGCCGCAAAGTGGATCGCACGCATCATGTTCACCTGGGGACTTGTCTGCATCTTCATGGCATTCATGCAGACGCAGACGGAGTTCTACCTTTGCCGCTTCCTGCTCGGCGCCTCGGAAGCGAGCCTTTACCCCGTCATCTACTCCGTGCTCTTCGCGCGTTGGTTTTCCGAAAGGGAGAGAGCACGCGCCAATTCCCTCATGCTGACGTCACTTCTCATCTCAACGATCATCGGCGCACCGCTCGCGGGATTCCTGCTGCAAACATCCTTCTTCGGCATGCACGGCTGGCAGGAACTGTTCATCTTGGAGGCAGGGCCCGCCCTCCTCTTCGCCGTATTTTTCTTCTACTTCGTCAAAGACAAGCCCGACCAGGTTTCCTGGCTCAGTGCAGAAGAAAAGGAATACTTGAACCGCCAGTACGAAGAAGAGCAGGCGCGTATGCAAAGCGTCAAGAAATACACGATCTTCCAGGCTTTCTCCGATCCCAAGGTCTTGAAACTCTGCTTCATCTACTTCATGTGGGTCATCGGCTTCTGGGGCTTCAACTTCTGGATGCCGACGGTGCTCAAGGGGCTTTCGGGCTGGTCAACCGGATTCCTCGGCGGCGCCATCGCCATTCCGATGACGGCGGCGCTCATCGTGCAGGTCATCATCGGCAAAACCTCGACGAAGACGGGCGACAAGGTCTGGCACGTCGCGGGCGCTCTCCTCGTCGGCGCCGTCGGCCTAGGACTCAGCCCCTTTGCTGATGACATGTACACGGCACTCTTCCTCGTCTGCCTGTCCGCCATCGGCATCTACGCCGCCATGGGCGTCTGGTGGACGATCCCGACGAGCTTCCTCTCCGGCTCCGCCGCTGCCGGCAGCGTCGCCCTCATCAACTCCTGCGGCAATCTCGGCGGCTGGGTCGGCCCCTACATGATGGGCTGGCTCAAGACGGAGACAGGCTCCTTCGACACGGGCTACTTCCTCATGGCGCTCTTCATGTTCATCGCCGCGCTTACGGTGCTGACGATCCAATACCGCTGGAACGGGGCGCGAAAAACAGCACAGAGAGAAAGCGAACATCCGGTTCCTCTGCAGCAGGAAGCGTAA